The following proteins are co-located in the Solea senegalensis isolate Sse05_10M linkage group LG12, IFAPA_SoseM_1, whole genome shotgun sequence genome:
- the LOC122778644 gene encoding endothelin receptor type B-like → MRLVALLCFLMAAEVGASRFARDSQAASEALEPTKSNYSIPLPPQSGRPQGITPPLCIKPTEIKQAFKYVNTMVSCLIFVVGIIGNTTLLRIIYKNKCMRNGPNVLIGSLALGDLLYIIIAIPINVFKLLAEDWPFGVYVCKLVPFIQKASVGITVLSLCALSIDRYHAVMSWSRVKGMGIPLWKAAEVTLIWLVAVVLAVPEVLAFDILEMPYRGNKLRVCLLHPDQSNSFMKCYQNVKDWWLFGFYFCLPLACTGIFYTLMSCEMLSRKKGMRIALNDHMKQRREVAKTVFCLVLIFALCWLPLHLSRILKKTIYDQHDPNRCELLSFLLVMDYIGINMASLNSCINPIALYFVSQKFKNCFQSCLCCWCYRLSPLDERGSGDRWKGSCHGDGLDRSSSRSSQKYTSSS, encoded by the exons ATGAGGCTTGTTGCTCTGCTCTGTTTCCTGATGGCCGCGGAGGTTGGAGCCTCCAGATTCGCCCGCGACTCCCAGGCCGCGTCTGAAGCTTTAGAACCAACCAAGAGCAACTATTCCATTCCACTGCCACCACAGTCAGGCCGACCGCAGGGCATCACCCCTCCGTTGTGCATAAAGCCCACGGAGATCAAGCAAGCCTTCAAGTATGTGAACACCATGGTGTCCTGCCTGATTTTTGTGGTGGGGATCATCGGCAACACTACACTGCTCAGAATCATTTACAAGAACAAGTGTATGAGGAATGGACCAAACGTCCTGATCGGCAGCCTGGCACTGGGAGACCTGCTTTATATCATCATCGCAATCCCCATCAATGTATTTAAG CTATTAGCCGAGGACTGGCCATTTggtgtatatgtgtgtaagTTGGTGCCGTTCATTCAGAAAGCCTCTGTGGGAATTACCGTCCTCAGTCTGTGTGCCCTCAGTATCGACCG TTACCACGCAGTGATGTCATGGAGCAGGGTGAAAGGGATGGGGATCCCACTGTGGAAAGCTGCGGAGGTGACTCTGATCTGGCTGGTGGCAGTGGTGCTGGCCGTCCCTGAGGTGCTGGCCTTTGACATATTGGAGATGCCGTACAGAGGCAACAAGCtgcgtgtctgtctgttgcACCCGGACCAGAGCAACAGCTTTATGAAG tgcTACCAGAATGTGAAAGACTGGTGGCTGTTTGGCTTCTACTTCTGCCTCCCACTGGCCTGCACAGGAATCTTCTACACGCTCATGTCCTGCGAGATGCTCAGTCGCAAAAAAGGCATGCGCATTGCACTCAATGACCACATGAAACAG cggaGGGAAGTGGCGAAGACTGTTTTCTGCCTTGTGTTGATTTTTGCGCTCTGCTGGCTGCCCCTTCATCTCAGCCGTATTTTGAAGAAAACAATCTATGACCAACATGACCCGAACCGCTGTGAACTGCTCAG CTTTCTGCTAGTGATGGATTACATTGGGATCAACATGGCCTCCCTAAACTCCTGCATTAACCCAATTGCTCTGTATTTTGTGAGCCAGAAGTTTAAAAACTGCTTCCAG TCCTGCCTGTGCTGCTGGTGCTACAGACTGTCTCCTCTGGACGAACGAGGTTCAGGAGATCGCTGGAAGGGCTCCTGCCACGGGGATGGACTCGACCGCTCAAGCTCCCGCTCCAGTCAGAAATACACAAGCTCTTCATAA
- the polr1d gene encoding DNA-directed RNA polymerases I and III subunit RPAC2 has protein sequence MAEEGEKKRVLEMVQADGADEGCVTFVLHDEDHTLGNSVRYMIMKNPDVDFCGYTITHPSETKINFRIQTRGGVAAIEPLRRGLTELSDVCQHVLNTFQARVNEFKERQEKPME, from the exons ATGGCTGAAGAGGGCGAAAAGAAACGAGTCCTGGAAATG gtccAGGCTGATGGTGCCGATGAAGGCTGTGTGACGTTTGTGCTGCATGATGAAGATCATACACTGGGCAACTCCGTCAGATATATGATCATGAAAAA TCCGGATGTGGACTTTTGTGGCTACACCATCACCCACCCATCTGAGACCAAGATCAACTTTCGTATTCAGACCCGAG gggGAGTTGCAGCCATTGAGCCTCTGCGTCGAGGTTTGACTGAACTCAGTGATGTTTGTCAACATGTTCTCAACACATTTCAG GCGAGAGTAAATGAGTTCAAAGAGAGGCAGGAGAAACCCATGGAATGA